The Planococcus donghaensis genome contains a region encoding:
- a CDS encoding thioredoxin family protein, with the protein MKKLLIIAGIVVVVFVGIILLTNQANDSKLANNPYDTEDLNQATIDQLDDENYQNLILPADLEKQIASGEPTTVYFYSPLCGYCKETTPVLMPVAEDMDVDVLQYNLLEYEEEAAPYQIEATPTLVHYEDGKEVSRWVGAQPKENIELFFNDVVKK; encoded by the coding sequence ATGAAAAAATTATTAATCATCGCAGGAATCGTCGTTGTTGTTTTCGTAGGGATTATTTTATTAACCAACCAAGCAAATGACTCTAAATTGGCGAACAACCCTTATGATACAGAGGATTTAAACCAAGCAACCATTGACCAATTAGATGATGAGAATTATCAGAACCTCATCTTGCCTGCCGATTTAGAAAAGCAAATTGCTAGCGGTGAGCCAACTACAGTTTATTTTTACAGCCCATTATGTGGCTACTGCAAAGAAACTACTCCTGTCTTAATGCCAGTTGCGGAAGATATGGATGTAGACGTGTTGCAGTATAATCTGTTAGAGTATGAAGAAGAAGCTGCACCATACCAGATTGAAGCAACACCAACTTTAGTTCATTATGAAGACGGTAAAGAAGTTTCGCGTTGGGTCGGCGCACAGCCGAAAGAAAATATTGAACTATTTTTCAATGATGTAGTTAAAAAATAA
- a CDS encoding disulfide oxidoreductase, whose protein sequence is MTKRQENILLSMWIVALIATAGSLYFSEIRGYAPCELCWIQRIFMYPLVIVLGVAFVQKNVRIATTALVLSIIGGGFSIYHYSLQKLDFLADSAPSCGLVPCTGEYINLFGFITIPFLALTAFILIAGMSIVLLKTLKEEK, encoded by the coding sequence ATGACTAAACGCCAGGAAAATATTTTGCTGTCCATGTGGATTGTCGCGCTTATTGCTACGGCAGGTTCACTTTATTTTTCTGAAATTCGCGGCTATGCTCCGTGCGAACTTTGCTGGATTCAACGCATATTTATGTATCCACTTGTTATTGTTCTCGGCGTCGCTTTTGTCCAGAAAAATGTTCGAATTGCAACGACTGCATTGGTTTTATCAATTATTGGTGGTGGATTCTCCATATACCACTACAGCTTGCAAAAGCTTGATTTTTTAGCGGATAGTGCACCTTCATGTGGACTCGTTCCATGTACCGGAGAATATATCAATCTCTTTGGCTTTATCACCATTCCTTTTTTAGCATTGACCGCATTTATTTTAATTGCTGGAATGAGCATTGTTTTATTGAAGACCCTTAAGGAGGAAAAGTAA
- a CDS encoding carbon-nitrogen hydrolase family protein gives MSEQFDLSHFEKSMIIREMTYADINPILEMQRLCFPGMDPWKEEQLRSHLGVFPQGQLVAELDGTVIGSCSSLLINFDEYDDRHTWDDVTDAGYITNHNPDGYNMYGIEVMVHPEYRRMKVGQRLYEARKELARELNLKSIIIGGRIPNYHKYSDEMSPREYVDSVSRHKVYDPVLTFQLMNNFQLMRINPNYLQDDVASGKYATLMEWNNVDYKPISKRHFKTSLPVRICVVQYLMRAITSFDDLANQVEYFVDVASDAHSDFVVFPEIFTTQLMSFLNEPSPSQAVRKLTEYTPQYIELFTDLAVRYNINIIGGSHFVKEEDDEIYNIAYLFRRDGSIDKQYKIHITPNERKWWGISAGDSVRVFDTDCGKIAIQICYDIEFPELARIATDMGANIIFTPFCTEDRQGYLRVRYCAQARAVENQIYTVISGTVGNLPQTENMDIQYAQSGIFAPSDFEFARDGIVGETNPNLEMVLIGDVDLEILRRQRQNGTVKQLKDRRHDVYRVEYKKD, from the coding sequence GTGTCAGAACAATTCGATTTATCCCATTTTGAAAAAAGCATGATCATTCGTGAAATGACTTATGCCGATATAAATCCCATCTTGGAAATGCAGCGTTTATGCTTTCCCGGTATGGATCCATGGAAAGAAGAACAATTAAGAAGCCATTTAGGCGTATTTCCACAAGGCCAGCTTGTAGCTGAACTAGATGGCACAGTGATTGGTTCATGTTCAAGTTTACTGATTAACTTTGACGAATACGATGACCGCCACACGTGGGATGATGTAACAGATGCTGGTTACATAACCAATCATAATCCCGATGGTTACAATATGTATGGAATTGAAGTCATGGTACATCCAGAATACCGCCGGATGAAAGTCGGACAACGTTTATACGAAGCCCGTAAAGAGCTAGCGCGCGAGTTAAACTTAAAGTCGATTATTATCGGAGGACGTATTCCAAACTACCATAAATATTCGGATGAAATGTCCCCCCGTGAGTATGTAGATTCTGTTTCGCGTCATAAAGTGTATGATCCTGTTTTAACATTCCAGTTAATGAACAATTTCCAATTGATGCGCATTAACCCGAACTACTTACAAGATGATGTAGCGTCAGGCAAATACGCAACGTTAATGGAATGGAATAACGTGGACTATAAACCGATTTCTAAACGGCATTTTAAAACAAGTTTACCGGTTCGTATTTGTGTTGTGCAATATTTGATGCGTGCCATTACATCATTCGATGACTTGGCTAACCAAGTTGAATATTTTGTAGACGTGGCCTCAGATGCGCATTCAGATTTTGTGGTATTCCCTGAAATTTTCACAACCCAATTGATGTCGTTCTTAAACGAGCCATCGCCAAGTCAAGCTGTTCGTAAACTAACAGAGTATACACCACAATATATCGAATTGTTTACAGACTTAGCAGTCCGCTACAACATCAATATTATTGGCGGTTCTCATTTCGTCAAAGAAGAAGACGACGAAATTTACAACATTGCTTATTTGTTCCGCCGTGACGGGTCGATTGACAAGCAATACAAAATTCACATCACACCAAATGAACGCAAATGGTGGGGGATTTCCGCAGGAGATTCTGTTCGCGTATTCGATACAGATTGCGGGAAAATCGCTATCCAAATTTGTTACGATATCGAATTCCCAGAACTCGCGCGCATTGCGACAGATATGGGTGCCAATATTATTTTCACACCGTTCTGTACAGAAGATCGTCAAGGTTATCTACGTGTTCGCTATTGTGCACAAGCCCGTGCAGTGGAAAACCAAATTTACACGGTTATCTCTGGTACAGTCGGGAACTTGCCACAAACTGAAAATATGGATATCCAGTATGCGCAGTCCGGTATTTTTGCGCCATCCGATTTCGAATTTGCACGTGATGGCATTGTCGGAGAAACCAATCCAAACCTTGAAATGGTCTTGATTGGAGATGTCGATTTAGAAATTTTACGTCGTCAACGTCAAAACGGTACGGTTAAGCAATTAAAAGACCGTCGTCATGATGTTTATCGTGTCGAATACAAAAAAGATTAA
- a CDS encoding phospho-sugar mutase, whose protein sequence is MSWKERIQRWLDHTALDEETRQSLNVLKEDEKSAEDAFYQDLVFGTGGMRGEIGPGTNRMNVYTVRKASQGIADYIKENGELAMSRGMVIAYDSRRMSPEFAEEAARTFAANGIHTYLYSGPRTTPQLSFSVRYLNAFMGIVITASHNPPEYNGYKVYGEDGAQLNLEDADRVIDYVGRVEDELAIENNQFDNSLLVRIDEKMDEAYLSNALTVQEHSASPIQAVFTPLHGASGATVKRLLDKAGYDQITYVTEQMQPDGEFPTVTSPNPEEGSAFELAKEYGKKSGADLLIAVDPDGDRVGIAVWSGSHYELLSGNQTGAILIEYLLSQKQQKGTLPENGRIFKTIVTSEFGRVVAESYGVSSEDVLTGFKFIGEKLKHNDENPKFEFLFGYEESYGYLIRDFARDKDAVQSVLLLVEAAAFYKKQGKNLHDVLIELYNKFGWYRESLVSITKKGIDGAREIAALLENLRKQPVEAIAGIPVVSIEDYDTQNRSFVSLGTNEKIDLPQSNVIKYFLEDGSWVCVRPSGTEPKVKYYFGITAETQQESDEKMELLKESFVEEVNNR, encoded by the coding sequence ATGTCATGGAAAGAACGCATTCAACGTTGGTTGGACCATACAGCACTTGATGAAGAAACGCGTCAATCTCTGAATGTTTTAAAAGAGGATGAAAAATCAGCAGAAGATGCCTTTTATCAGGATTTAGTTTTCGGAACAGGAGGCATGCGCGGCGAGATTGGCCCCGGTACAAACCGGATGAACGTTTATACGGTTCGAAAAGCGTCGCAAGGAATTGCTGACTACATAAAAGAAAATGGAGAGTTAGCGATGTCTCGCGGCATGGTCATTGCTTATGACAGTCGCCGGATGTCTCCAGAGTTTGCCGAAGAAGCAGCACGTACATTTGCAGCAAACGGCATTCATACGTATTTATACAGTGGCCCAAGAACGACGCCGCAATTGTCATTTAGTGTTCGTTATTTAAATGCGTTTATGGGAATTGTCATTACGGCAAGTCACAATCCACCAGAATACAATGGCTATAAAGTATATGGGGAAGATGGCGCCCAATTAAATCTTGAAGATGCGGATCGCGTAATTGATTATGTTGGTCGTGTTGAAGATGAATTGGCTATTGAAAACAATCAGTTTGATAACTCGTTACTCGTTCGAATTGATGAAAAAATGGATGAAGCTTATCTTAGCAATGCACTAACAGTACAAGAGCATTCCGCAAGCCCAATCCAAGCAGTCTTTACGCCGCTTCACGGAGCCTCTGGGGCAACGGTTAAGCGTCTACTCGACAAAGCAGGATATGATCAAATTACGTACGTTACTGAACAAATGCAACCAGACGGAGAATTCCCGACAGTTACTTCTCCGAACCCGGAAGAAGGATCTGCATTCGAACTAGCAAAAGAGTACGGTAAAAAATCAGGTGCTGACTTGTTAATTGCTGTCGACCCAGATGGAGACCGTGTCGGAATTGCTGTTTGGAGTGGTAGCCATTATGAATTATTAAGTGGCAACCAAACTGGCGCTATTTTAATCGAGTATTTATTGAGTCAAAAACAACAAAAAGGGACGCTTCCAGAAAACGGCCGCATTTTCAAAACCATCGTTACGTCTGAATTTGGTCGCGTTGTCGCAGAATCTTACGGTGTAAGTTCGGAAGATGTGTTAACCGGCTTTAAATTTATCGGAGAAAAATTAAAGCATAACGATGAGAACCCAAAATTTGAGTTTTTATTCGGCTATGAAGAAAGTTATGGTTACTTGATCCGTGATTTCGCACGTGACAAAGACGCTGTTCAATCGGTATTACTACTTGTTGAAGCCGCAGCTTTTTACAAAAAGCAAGGCAAAAATCTGCATGACGTCTTGATCGAATTGTATAATAAATTTGGGTGGTACCGTGAATCGCTTGTGTCGATTACGAAAAAAGGCATCGATGGAGCACGTGAAATTGCGGCATTGCTCGAAAACTTACGCAAACAGCCAGTAGAAGCAATCGCTGGAATTCCAGTCGTTTCTATAGAAGATTATGATACACAAAACCGCAGCTTTGTTTCATTAGGCACGAACGAAAAAATCGACTTGCCTCAATCCAACGTCATCAAGTATTTCTTAGAAGATGGTTCATGGGTTTGTGTGCGACCAAGTGGTACAGAACCAAAAGTGAAGTATTACTTCGGTATTACTGCCGAAACGCAGCAAGAAAGCGATGAAAAAATGGAGTTGCTAAAAGAATCATTTGTTGAAGAAGTAAATAACCGCTAA
- a CDS encoding GAF domain-containing sensor histidine kinase, with protein MDMSRMLDGAIRKLLSGSTFETAWIFFINEKGKHQLVAHANLPTALEDNDCRHLQKGGCWCVKRYHDGDLEKASNIIACQRIENAMPENSRQQGNITHHATVPLQSGEEKFGLLNIAAPDTVGFSKDELALLESVAFQIGSAIKRIGLTKQEQELALVKERNRLARDLHDSVNQLLFSVTLTARGGVEMSDDVEVQSTFRDIQHLTQEALNEMRALIWQLRPKGLESGLLEAIKGYGEMLGITVETKMTGVIQLPSRIEETLFRIAQESLNNVRKHAGVNKVELYLSVTATDVLLVLKDEGRGFAFEHSVNLPSIGIQSIQDRAKAEGGTADWSSEIGKGTEILVRIPYR; from the coding sequence ATGGATATGTCCCGTATGCTTGATGGGGCCATACGGAAATTATTGAGCGGTTCTACTTTTGAAACCGCATGGATATTCTTCATTAACGAAAAAGGCAAACATCAATTGGTAGCTCATGCAAATTTGCCGACAGCGTTGGAAGATAATGATTGTCGACATTTGCAAAAAGGTGGCTGCTGGTGTGTCAAACGTTATCACGATGGCGATCTTGAAAAGGCGTCGAATATTATCGCCTGCCAACGAATCGAAAATGCCATGCCCGAAAACTCACGTCAACAAGGGAATATCACGCATCATGCAACGGTCCCGTTGCAATCTGGGGAAGAAAAATTCGGCCTGTTGAATATTGCTGCGCCGGACACTGTCGGTTTTTCAAAAGATGAACTGGCTTTGTTAGAGTCGGTCGCTTTTCAAATCGGTTCGGCGATCAAGCGGATTGGGTTAACCAAACAAGAGCAGGAGTTAGCACTTGTTAAAGAGCGGAACCGTTTAGCGAGAGACCTTCATGATTCGGTCAACCAGTTGCTTTTTTCCGTAACTTTGACTGCGCGTGGTGGAGTTGAGATGTCCGATGACGTCGAAGTTCAAAGTACATTTCGCGATATACAGCACTTAACGCAAGAAGCGTTAAATGAAATGAGGGCGTTAATTTGGCAACTGCGTCCAAAGGGACTTGAAAGTGGGTTACTTGAGGCGATTAAAGGTTATGGGGAAATGCTCGGCATCACCGTTGAAACAAAAATGACGGGTGTGATTCAGTTGCCATCTCGTATTGAAGAAACCTTATTTCGAATTGCACAAGAGTCATTAAACAATGTTCGGAAACACGCAGGCGTCAATAAAGTCGAATTGTATTTGTCAGTTACCGCAACGGATGTATTGTTGGTTTTAAAAGATGAAGGTCGAGGATTCGCTTTTGAACATAGCGTAAATCTTCCCTCTATCGGTATTCAAAGTATTCAAGATCGCGCAAAAGCAGAAGGTGGAACAGCTGATTGGTCGAGTGAAATTGGCAAAGGTACAGAAATTTTAGTGCGAATCCCGTATAGATAG
- a CDS encoding response regulator — protein sequence MVKVLIVDDHHVVRRGLLFFLKTQKDIEVVGEAVNGKEAVEMAATLQPDIVLMDLVMPVMDGIQATRLIKEQFPHIIVLMLTSFSDQDHVVPAIEAGAAGYQLKDIEPDELVASLRSLMRGENTLHPKATSELLKAPAEPAPHTLNQLTPREQEVLAELTKGKSNREIASALFVTEKTVKTHISNIFIKLAVQDRTQAALYAVKHGLTEVGRN from the coding sequence ATGGTGAAAGTGTTAATTGTAGACGACCATCACGTTGTCAGAAGAGGGTTGCTATTCTTCTTAAAAACACAAAAAGACATAGAAGTAGTAGGAGAAGCTGTAAATGGGAAAGAGGCTGTGGAAATGGCAGCAACGCTTCAGCCGGATATTGTGTTAATGGATTTGGTTATGCCTGTCATGGATGGAATTCAAGCAACGCGATTGATTAAAGAACAATTTCCGCATATCATCGTTTTAATGTTGACTAGTTTTTCTGATCAAGACCATGTAGTGCCAGCAATTGAAGCAGGAGCGGCAGGCTATCAATTAAAAGACATTGAGCCTGATGAATTGGTTGCTTCGTTGCGCAGTTTGATGCGTGGGGAAAACACGCTTCATCCAAAAGCTACATCGGAGCTACTAAAAGCGCCAGCTGAACCTGCTCCGCATACCCTTAACCAACTAACACCGAGAGAACAAGAAGTGTTAGCTGAATTGACAAAAGGCAAAAGCAACCGAGAAATCGCATCTGCATTGTTTGTCACGGAAAAAACAGTAAAGACCCATATTTCTAATATCTTTATCAAACTGGCTGTTCAAGACCGGACGCAAGCAGCGTTGTATGCAGTAAAGCACGGACTAACAGAAGTCGGGAGAAACTAA
- the rsgA gene encoding ribosome small subunit-dependent GTPase A has protein sequence MKKIEQYGWNDSWQEKITTSGIPGRVTLEHKNLYRVVTNHGEWLCSLSGKYRHQHSGTEFPCVGDWVIVEQMPGEEKGIIHQVLPRTSQFSRKGAGETTDIQLIAVNVDLVFLVMSLNDDFNIRRLERYLVAAWDSGANPIIVLTKKDQCVDSDPFIQQVESVAFGVPLFAVSVVTGEGIENLQNQLAGSRTGALLGSSGVGKSSLINALSGSDKMLVQDIREDDSKGRHTTTHREMVLLPSGGLLIDTPGMREFQLGDYSEGVASGFSDVEELASSCRFRDCAHHDEPGCRVQEAIRDGQLDAARYQSYLKLKRELAHMERKSDAAAQKAERNKWKQLTKDYRKRPVKKR, from the coding sequence TTGAAGAAAATTGAACAATACGGCTGGAACGACAGCTGGCAAGAAAAAATAACAACGAGTGGGATTCCAGGACGTGTGACACTTGAACACAAAAATTTATATCGTGTGGTAACAAATCACGGCGAATGGCTTTGTTCGTTATCAGGAAAATACAGACATCAACATAGCGGCACTGAATTTCCGTGTGTTGGCGATTGGGTCATCGTTGAGCAAATGCCTGGAGAGGAAAAAGGTATTATCCACCAAGTCCTCCCCCGCACTTCGCAGTTCTCTAGAAAAGGAGCTGGTGAAACGACGGATATTCAGTTGATTGCGGTCAACGTTGACTTGGTCTTTTTGGTCATGTCGCTAAACGATGATTTTAATATTCGGCGTTTGGAACGCTATTTAGTGGCAGCGTGGGATTCGGGCGCAAATCCAATTATTGTATTAACCAAAAAAGATCAATGTGTAGATAGTGATCCGTTTATCCAACAAGTTGAAAGTGTAGCATTTGGGGTTCCCCTCTTTGCTGTCTCTGTTGTTACGGGCGAGGGCATTGAAAACCTACAAAATCAACTAGCAGGATCAAGAACAGGTGCTTTACTTGGTTCTTCCGGGGTTGGAAAGTCCTCGCTCATCAACGCTTTATCAGGCAGCGACAAGATGCTGGTACAAGATATACGAGAAGACGATAGCAAAGGCCGTCATACAACAACTCACCGAGAAATGGTTTTGTTGCCTAGTGGTGGGTTATTGATCGATACACCGGGCATGCGTGAATTTCAGCTAGGTGATTACTCAGAAGGTGTGGCATCAGGATTTAGTGATGTAGAAGAGTTGGCTTCTTCTTGTCGATTCCGCGATTGTGCTCACCACGATGAACCGGGGTGTCGCGTTCAAGAAGCCATTCGAGATGGTCAATTAGACGCTGCACGTTATCAAAGTTATTTAAAACTCAAACGCGAACTTGCTCATATGGAGCGTAAAAGCGATGCCGCTGCCCAAAAAGCAGAGCGAAACAAATGGAAGCAATTGACCAAAGACTACCGCAAACGTCCAGTGAAAAAGCGGTAA
- a CDS encoding phosphotransferase family protein: MGEQQNGIIPVRAGEELDKDRLEQFLRKEIVGLPNNQLEIRQFGTGHSNLTYALQIGDWEAVLRRPPRGPVAPKAHDMEREYKILSALHPFFNTAPKPFVFSDDLSIVGSPFFVMERRHGIVLDSDFPEGVEPTSELGRKISGKMVDLLVELHSLDYKKTGLAEMAKPEGFMQRQVEGWIGRYERAQTDQLEGVAQLTEWLQKNIPVSQEPAIIHYDFKLNNALFSEDFTEITGLFDWEMTTVGDPLADLGAAMSYWIQADDPELLKEGLGKAPVTVLEGFYSREEFIASYGKKSGRDVSGMNFYLTFAYFKLAVIVQQIYYRYEKGQTQDPRFMHFNHYVKSLIHHALSIALKS; encoded by the coding sequence ATGGGAGAGCAGCAAAATGGGATTATTCCTGTAAGAGCAGGAGAAGAACTTGATAAAGACCGCCTTGAACAGTTTTTGCGAAAGGAAATAGTAGGGTTACCGAACAATCAGCTCGAAATTCGTCAATTTGGAACAGGACATTCGAATTTAACGTATGCATTGCAAATAGGGGACTGGGAAGCCGTTCTTAGAAGACCGCCACGTGGACCTGTAGCACCTAAAGCGCATGACATGGAACGTGAGTACAAAATTTTATCCGCTTTGCATCCTTTTTTCAACACAGCTCCGAAACCGTTTGTGTTTTCAGATGATCTCTCAATTGTAGGAAGTCCTTTTTTTGTGATGGAGAGACGACATGGCATTGTACTGGATAGCGATTTCCCCGAAGGAGTAGAACCAACTTCTGAACTGGGACGAAAAATATCGGGGAAAATGGTCGACTTGTTAGTTGAACTTCACTCGCTCGATTACAAGAAAACGGGTTTAGCAGAAATGGCTAAACCCGAAGGCTTTATGCAACGGCAAGTTGAAGGCTGGATCGGTCGCTATGAACGTGCGCAGACAGATCAACTGGAAGGTGTAGCTCAATTAACTGAATGGCTGCAAAAGAATATTCCGGTTTCACAAGAACCTGCAATTATCCATTATGATTTCAAACTAAATAATGCTTTATTTTCAGAAGACTTTACAGAAATAACAGGACTGTTTGATTGGGAAATGACGACCGTTGGTGATCCGTTGGCAGACTTGGGAGCTGCGATGAGTTATTGGATTCAAGCAGATGATCCTGAACTGTTAAAAGAAGGACTCGGCAAAGCACCTGTTACAGTGTTAGAGGGCTTTTATAGTCGAGAAGAATTTATCGCCAGCTACGGCAAAAAAAGCGGACGAGATGTATCGGGTATGAATTTTTATTTGACCTTTGCTTATTTTAAGCTCGCGGTTATTGTTCAACAAATTTACTATCGTTACGAAAAAGGACAAACACAAGATCCACGGTTTATGCATTTTAATCATTATGTGAAAAGCTTGATACACCATGCTTTATCAATTGCTTTAAAAAGCTGA
- a CDS encoding DUF2254 domain-containing protein — protein MKAFSLWLKEKLWLTPAIYIVMAILLSITFFYIDLLYVERMKPFIPSILLTNVDLAKTIMGSLSGALLTMTTFTFSTILVVLTMYSSQFSPRTLKNFVHDKITWRVLGIFLSGFIYNTLSLLFMRDDLYETDILSTFVGIVLAFFCLSTFAYFIHYIATNVQVGQLINQLIADAEETISKLKDLQEEEEATTEETAWYPVGIKETHQADQEGYIHYISFDRLVDYAQEQELKIEILVNPGDYVYEGKEIFHIYKTSEAELSVGKFYSLGNSRTSEQDLDFAIQKMVEVALRAISPGINDPNTANDIIIRLGRLLGQLGCLKTGTILLGDKHVLYRFPSYKKALYKTFYQLSHYGKEDISVLISILESLQVTADVVPNRHHIELWEIHSYILEGVNILELKTLDIEKLQEKVDVLAVATGQHSYNLRLAEQ, from the coding sequence ATGAAAGCATTTTCACTTTGGCTAAAAGAAAAGCTATGGCTTACACCAGCTATTTATATCGTTATGGCTATTTTGCTATCGATTACTTTTTTTTATATAGACTTATTATATGTGGAGAGAATGAAACCATTTATTCCTTCCATTCTTTTAACCAATGTTGATTTAGCAAAAACAATAATGGGGAGCTTATCAGGTGCCCTATTAACCATGACGACCTTTACTTTTTCGACAATTCTAGTCGTCCTAACTATGTACTCATCTCAATTTTCTCCAAGAACGTTAAAAAACTTTGTTCACGATAAAATTACATGGCGTGTGTTAGGAATTTTTCTTAGCGGATTTATTTACAACACCTTGTCATTACTATTCATGAGAGATGATTTATACGAAACTGACATTCTCTCCACTTTTGTAGGGATTGTCCTTGCGTTCTTTTGTCTTTCCACCTTCGCTTACTTTATCCACTACATTGCAACCAATGTTCAAGTTGGACAATTGATCAACCAGTTGATTGCAGATGCAGAAGAAACGATTTCCAAACTAAAAGATTTGCAGGAAGAAGAAGAGGCAACTACTGAAGAAACAGCTTGGTATCCTGTAGGTATTAAAGAAACCCATCAAGCTGACCAAGAAGGCTATATTCACTATATTTCTTTTGATCGATTAGTGGATTATGCACAAGAACAAGAACTTAAAATAGAAATTCTTGTAAATCCGGGTGACTATGTATACGAAGGAAAAGAAATTTTCCATATTTACAAAACGAGTGAAGCAGAACTGTCTGTCGGTAAATTTTACTCACTTGGTAATTCTAGAACTTCAGAACAAGATTTGGATTTCGCCATCCAAAAAATGGTGGAAGTAGCGCTTCGTGCGATATCACCGGGAATAAATGATCCAAATACAGCCAATGACATCATTATCCGTTTAGGAAGGTTACTTGGCCAATTGGGTTGTTTGAAAACCGGCACAATTTTGTTAGGGGACAAGCACGTATTGTATCGTTTTCCTTCCTACAAAAAAGCGTTATATAAAACCTTTTATCAATTGTCGCATTATGGAAAAGAAGATATATCAGTTTTGATCTCCATATTGGAATCTTTACAAGTGACTGCTGACGTAGTACCTAATCGGCATCATATAGAATTATGGGAAATTCATAGTTATATTCTAGAAGGGGTAAATATTCTAGAATTAAAGACATTAGACATTGAAAAACTGCAAGAGAAAGTAGACGTCTTAGCTGTAGCTACGGGTCAGCACTCGTATAATTTACGTTTAGCGGAACAATAA